From the genome of Papaver somniferum cultivar HN1 unplaced genomic scaffold, ASM357369v1 unplaced-scaffold_21, whole genome shotgun sequence:
GTATATTGGTAGGTTGAAGAATGTTGATTTTATAAGAGTTATTCTACCATCTTTGGTCAAGAATCTTCTTTTCCATAAGACCAACTTTTTATGGAATTTTTCTATTTTAACCTCTCATATGAAAGTATTCATGCTAGTAGCTCCCACTGGCAGTCCTAAATATTTTAGAGGAAGTGACTCAATGTTACAATTAAGAATGACATCTATCTCTTGTATCTTGTGCTCTGCCCCCACACTAAGAATTGAGCTTTTTGATAGGTTAACTTGCAGACCGGTCATGACTTCAAAAAACTGTAGTATAATGAGTAAATTCTCAGCTTCTTCTTCCTTTACATCTAGAAACAATAATGTATCATCTGCATACAGTAAGTGAGATACTCTCAAGTTAATCTATAAATTCATTTCATAGTTGGCATGAGTCTTGGTTTATGTTTAGAGGCAATGAGAGAAGAAACCCATATTGTTTCTTCCCTCTTAATAATATTTTTGACGTTTAGACTTTTCTGATAGTCGGTGGGGATTCAATTAGTTTTGATTGTATTTGTTGGGCCGAAAATTTTGTACTACCGGCCTTTACATTTTCCTTTCTTTCCTGATTCAATTTCTAACTTAGTTTAATACTGAATCTCATCATTTGCAGTTTAGGAAATTTCTCAGTGAGGTAGATATTGGAAAATGGCAATAAACAAGCTGACAAAGTTGAATGCATGAACCTGTCACGGTGCTTGTTACTTTTATCTCCAGGATGCATCCAGCGGGAATTTCCATTTtggaagggtccgtttggtttgCCAGATAGTTTGAAGCCCTGGTCAATTACAGGAAACAAGAAAATTGTTCATCATATGACATGGACGTTTGCATAAAAAGTGTAAAAGATTTACTCCATATGTTTCTACAAAATAGGCTTGTCCTTTGGTCTCTACTCATTTGATATTAGGAAAATTAGAGATAAAAGTGGTCCCCTTTTTTATTAACAGAGAAAAGTGGGTGAGAAACGGAGCAAATATTTTTTAGGAATCTAAATAAAATTGATGACTTATAAGTTACAAACTATGAATCATTCAAAGAGATGGAAGATAAAATCAACTATGCAATTCGCAGTTCCCCATCGAGTAATTGAATGGAAGAAAACCTTACGCAAGCAGATAGGTATAATTGTGAGCCAAGACTCTTGTCTACTAAAGAGGGAATATGTGGCCTACACATCAAGATTACTGATTAATACAAGGATAAGACACCAGTGAGCAGGAAATGGGGTCAAGTACAATCGACATGACATGTGTAGGGAAATTTTAGCGAGGACTTTGAACATTCTGTGGTCAAGAGCCCAGACTATGATGTTAACCGGTAATCTCTATTATCAATTGcatgatattatctttttttttgatcgagaAAGGGGAAAATTTTATtacaaagaaaaaagaattacaggttgcaacaacaaaaaagaaaaccaagaaaAGTAGTGAACAAAAATAGGGGATACCCTCCATCATAACTGATGAAAGTAAAAAGGAAGCGAACTTCTTAAGTTATTATGTTAGTGAAACATGCTCTCCCAAGAGAAAACACACCAATCAAGCCTGAAATTGAAGTTTCTATTGAAGGCGTAACTCCAAGCTAGAACACCGGCGAGCAGGCAATGGGGTCAAGTACAATTGACATGTCAGGAAAATTTTGGCGAGGACTTTGAACATTCTACCCTTGGTTTACAAGGGAGCAAGTAGAGTCAGATTTTTGATACCCTTCGTTTGCTTCCTTCTTTTACACTGAATTGACATGTCTGTAAGTAAAGTTAATCAATGACTTTGAAATGTTCAAGGTCAAGTGTCAAGACGATGACACCAGCGGAGACTAGTCTTTGTTATCAGTTATCACTACTCACTGACATCCAAAATTTACATCAAGTGCAGGGTCCTCACAATATAAGATACGTTTCTGCTGGATTATTTGATCTCACTTGACTTAGATATTTGAACTTTAAGTAAAATTAATTTCGTATGCTTCTGCATTTGTAAGCATAAGGTGCTTTACATTACATTTAGACAGACTTTCCTGAAAATGTTTGTCTGATTTTTTTATTGCATATACAATGATATCATTTGAATTAAAAGTGATAACAATGTTGCATTGCAGATGTTTTTTGACATCCGATTTTTTTCTGTTTACATTATCTTCACTCGTCATCTTCTAAGATTGGTGTCAATTCAACCTCATTTGTATGATTAGCCCTTAAACTACTTGAAACTGAAGTCAGTCGAAACAAAAGGGTTGGGTGCCATAAGCAAACTTTTAGGACTCCCTTCTAGCATATGAAGGACACCATTCATGGAAGGGAGATCAACAGGGTTCCATTGAATACACCATAGTTAGTTTCTTCACTATATCCAAACCTTCTGCTTCAGCTAGAATTCTTCCCCACGACTCAAGTACTTGATAAATGGACTAACAAACTTTATTTGTATCGCATGCAATAATATAATTGGAATTAAGAGTGATGTTGCGTTGCAGAGGTTTTTCGACATCCAACTTCATGCATAGGGACAAAAAACACCAAAAAGGGAGAAGGTTTTATTACATCATGTTCACTCGAGTATATATccacgaactaatgtgttaaggacaacttgttaaACCTGTCCTCGTGAAGTTATTTCGATAGAATCATTTAAAATTAattctttacatattattttgatTCGTCTAACGTGTTattcattgttgcaagattctaacattttttctctgaaaaacttGATGTAGTTCagtaattattaaaaaaaagaaaagaaatttaaTACCAAATTTTCTAGCCTCTCAATTACTTGACAAACAGATTAACAAAAGTATCGGTATAATTTATTAAAAGTGATAACAATGTTATATCGAAGATGCTTTACTGCATTATCTTCACTCATGATCTTCTAAAATTGGTGTTAATTCAGTCTCATGTATATGATTATCCCTTGAAGTACTTGAAACTGAAGTCCTCGAGGCGAAAGGGTTGGGTGCCATGAGCAAACTTTGGGTATTCCCTTCTAGCATATGAAGAACACCATTCATTGAAGGACGATCGACTGGGTTCCACTGAATACACCAAAGAGCCACCATTGCTAATTTTTTTACAATATCAAAACCTTCTGCTTCAGCATGAATTCCTAAATCTTCCCCGCTATTCAGACGATTGTATATCcactctgggaagtattcttcatcATTCCGTGTTTCCATCTTATTTTCCGTATTTTTCTTTCCTCCAACCATTTCAAGTAACAACATTCCAAAACTATACACGTCTGATTTGTACGATACGGCACCAAAGTTTCTAGAGAAAACTTCAGGTGCAATATAACCCATTGTTCCTCTAGCAGCAGCCATAGAAACTGTGACAAATGTATCTTTGGTGCATAGCTTTGCTAGACCGAAGTCGGATATCTTTGGAGTAAAGTTGTGATCTAATAAGATATTTTGAGGTTTGATATCGAAATGAAGAATACGTTGGTCACAACCTTGATGAAGATATTCCATACCACGAGTTATACCAATAGCAATttcttgaagtttcatccaaccAAGGTTTATCAATGTCTTATCTTTTCCGATTGAAAATATGAACTTATCCAGTGAACTATTCGCCATAAATTCATAAATAAGGGCTCTTGTAGATCCCTCAACGCAGAATCCCAAGAGACGCACCACATTTAGATGATGAATTCTCCCTATAGTGGCAACTTCGTTGACGAATTCTTCTCCATTGTTGCTTCCCTCTGATTTGTCGAGAACCTTAACTGCTACTTGGATTCCATTTGTAAGCTTCCCCTCGAATACCCTCCCATATCCTCCTTGGCCTAATTTGGTCTCAAATTTGTTTGTAATCTTCTTTAACTCAGCATGACTATATCGAGTGGGCTTGAGTGCATTCTTTTCCAAGAATTGTTCAATCtttaattgattttccttttcttCCTTATCTGCATTCTTGCGTATTTTGATGATTATGATCATCACCAATAACACGGAAGCAAATAATCCTAAGCTCACACTGATTGCTATCTTCTTTCTTGATGATTCCCCTGCAAAAATGATGTCCATCTTTTGTACTTCGTTAGTTATTATAATTAACTTGTTAATACTGTTAACTGTTAAGCATACACCAACACCCAGGGACGGGCCTATCTATGACTGGGAAATTCAGTAGACACCAATAGAAAATAAACAACCCGAGAGAAATATTACTAAAGATTATACTACAAGGAAGATTGTAACATTCAAGGTTACCGCAGGTTAAGCGAAACAACGAGATCTATACCAACTTATATCTGAAGTATGCAATAATGGAAAGACCAGAGTTGTGATTATTGAACAGGAGTTATAAAATCTTAGGAATAACACGATACCTTTGGGTTTCTCGAAACAATCAATTGGATGGCTAGAGGTCTGATTTTGAAATCCGCAGATTCGTCCTTCAATTTCACATTGAGCGCATTTTCTTGGCTCCTCCCACCACATGGTAAAAATGCCTAAATTCAAATCACCATTCACCACTGTCGGCCATAAATTTGAAACTACCACATGCTTACAGTGGCTCGGTAAAGTCTCTGCAATGGTCCAATCTGGATCAATAGCAAAAACTTTGTATGTCCAACTAGGACTACTTAGACAATCTATGATTCTTCTACGATATTTGTATTCGTACTCATCTTCCACGTCCCTCGAACAGTTGAAGACGGTATAATTGTTGTATCCCTTTGTTTTGAAAGGGGTACGAGAGGGATTGAAACCTGCAAGAAATCTTTGTGGGAGGCAGCGATCATAAATTTCCATATATTGGTGTGTATAGTTGATGGATCTTACAAAGAATTCCCCTGAAAATGGTACCTCAACTACTGTTTTCTTATGTTTTGTGCAGGATAATCCGAACCCACGATATCCGCAGTGGTCATGTTGCGGCCCAACCTTTAAGTAAAATGGAAATCGAATTTGTAAGTTTCCACACGAAAAACTTTTACATGCATCTTTGctgttgatgctgctgctgctgcatgttGTTATGTGTTGAAGGGTGATGACGAAATGGATAACTGAGAATATAATAGCCTTCTTCTCCCTTGTACTTGTCATTTCAGGAATCTCCCTATGTTTTTGGGAAAACCAACAAGAGAGATGAGAAAGCCAAAAAGAGTTGCAAGTGGGAAGCCTTCTTCTCCCTTGTGCCGCAACTACCATAAATACTAACTCGTTAGGAAGCAGACACAAGCAAGTGTATTTGAGGATGGTCATTAGTCATTAGGCCAAACACTAATGATTACTGTGGGAAGCCGGAAGCATGTGGGGAATAGGTAATCCCGGGCTAGTGAGTTTTCTAGATGTGGGAAGCATTAAGTCTAACCAAGAGATAGCCGACGGAACCTGAGTCTCCATCCCGTAAAGTAATATTCTACATCCACCGTCTAGGATTATTTTTATGCTTTATGAGTGATGACCCGAAATCTAACTGAGTTTCCATCACATTAATTTAAGGGATATTATTCTCCTATAGGGGATGCATTTTTCATGGCTCTTATCTCTTGCCTTGGCTATATTATAATTGGAGGTATAAAATGTGCCGACCCGGCACAGTCCTGCACATGAAATTATGTGTTTCACGTGCCATATTTCGTGCTGTGATGTGGCAACGATCTAAACGTGTTGTATCGTGCTGTGTTTTAATAGTCAAATCTAAGCACAACACAGTCCACGGGCACAACATCCGATAATTAACGTGTTTTAATAGTCAAATCTAATCCAACACATCCCACAAAATTAACGTGTTGGACCGTGCTAGGCTAAATCACGTGCTGAGCTGGGCTGAGCTAAGATTTTAGGGTGCTATGCTGTGTTGGGCTGTGCCcgtgctggcacaacccaatttacatCTCTAAATATAACCATAGGCAAGAGAACcgagaattgtttttttttttttaaagcataaGAGAACTGAGATATATGGTCATAAACAGtattaaaaagaaaattttcttttcaagaCAATTACCAATTCCATGGAATTCCAcagttttattaaagaaaacaatTATCACCACACACCCTGGTGACTGGTAACTCACTACAGTGGCCAAGTAAAATTCCCTAAGTAAATATTGCTCATACATTTTACAAAAATCCTTTTAATTAGTTCCATATATATATAGTTCCAAAAACGTTGTGAAGGACTTAAATTTGAAAGTTCTTTTTCATCCGATGGATAAAATAGTTTtccattaattaaaaaaaaggcaCAAGCAACTGCAGTGATGCGATCAAACCCAAAAATTAAAGAGTAAAAAATCGATTaagtttgggtttagtccgttGTGCGACGCAGTGGTAGAAGACTAAATTTAGCGGAACGTATATTATAAGTTTGCCCGATGAAAAGTGAtcgaattttttttaaaaaaattatggGGCGGAGGCAACCATGCCTGCCCCACTCAAAAGCAATTTTTtttatggggcggaggtataaaggcAACCATGCCCGCCCCACTcaaaatttattataaaaaaaaaatggggcgcaACTAATATTTGCGCCTAACGTCGGGCGTAgttttaaattacgcccgaccaAAACCAAACTATCGATTAAatatagtttggtttttggttatAGTCTGGTATTTGATCGATATTCCTCTCTGTAACATCTGAATTTTCGACCAAATTTTTAGTTATAAtcgatgactgtggttgctctgataccaaccaaaagagagaaaaagaaaagtaaaaaaaaaaatctagaaggGGAGAAAATGAAATGAAGTGAGATAAACGAACCAAAATCCGAACGAAAAAAGTTTAGACCTCGGTGACGGAGCCAAAGATAAATACGGATGGTGTCatattgatttcccccaaaatttTACTTATCTAACCCTTAATGGataaaaatatcaatcataccatTGTATTCGACCCCACAATGCACCAAACTTTCCTAAAATCCAACCAATATTACACTAGACTTGAAAATCAGGTGGGGTCTAGAGACCCCATTTGTCTAAATTTTGAAAAGTTTTGTTAAAAGTCTGTGGCGCTAGTAGTAAGTTAGCTGTTAAGTGCATGCATGTGAATGTTAATTTAGAAATGAAACTTCAAACTTCAATAATGTCAAGTGTTAACGTCTATAGCTGGCTTCGGTCTGAGTTTTGACTCTTGACTACGGATTTTTTTTTCATCAACGTATGATTTGGGCACCCGTTTCCTACTACATTGGATCTCAACCCGACAGTCATCCTCCCAAGAAAGCATATATATAGTCCATAAAAACATCAAGAAGAGAAGAACATCTTCATTTTAGTTTTATTATCCTGCAGCTAATAATATCTTTCCACAAAATGAAAAGTAACTTTGTCACCCGTTTCCTACTATATTTTGGTATTACCTTTTCCATTCTTTCTTATTGCAGTTGCAGATGTGGTAATAATAGTTCTCGAAAATACGAAGGCAGTTCAGTTTTCTCTTGCGGAGATGTGCATAACATTCAGTGTCCTTTCACCTTGGAAGGCCATCCTCAGAACTGCTCAAATCATCCAGCCTCGGCAAAACTCTTTTGCAAAAATAATAGAACTATTTTTGTTCTTTCATCGAGATTGTTTTATGTCATTAGTATAAATTATACAGATGAGAGTATTCGAATAATTGATCCAGGTcttgataaaaataattattattcgATGCCTCAACATTCATTACCATCTGCTTTTTTAGGTGTCGATGGTTATTCTATTGATAAAAAAATGTTTTATACTGATGGAACATATGGAGGTTATAATTATAGATTTGGAAATGCAGCGGTAGTATACTTGGATTGCTCAACGAATATAAGCGACTATCCACCTTATTACCTCAGCACCTTAACTTATGTTAAGACTTCCGTCAACATGTCATCATATGTAATCCTGGATCCAACGGCTTCAGAAATTAAATATTCATGCGATACTGTTATTACGTCTTGGATGCTGCCCTATGATGAGACTGATGTTTATATGTCTGACGCAAATCTAACCAAACATCTTAGGGATGCTTATGGTTCTTATTTAGATGTTCATAACAGAATGATGGACGGTTTCGATATCTGTTGGACGGACATTTACTACGCAGAAGAAATAGGCAAGTAATTCAAAGCTTAATTAATCTCTCCTTGATTTGATCTTTTCCATTGTCCCTGAGAATGATGTAGACATGTAGTAGATGAGTAGATTAAATTCCCCCTTCGTTAATCTGCATAAGAAAGGGAGGGTACTAGTCATATGCATATAGAACCAATCGACATTGCATCCCACCCCCATCTCCAGTTGGTTCATCTATTTTCCTGGATCcactatattatttttttattttattttttcacaaGCAGGTGCTTTCTGGAGATTTTTGCGTGATTATGGAAAATACCCAATTGGTAAGCTCAGATTTTCCCTTCATAAATTAGTAAATTACGCCAGTTTTAGGTTAATCTGGGAGATGcgataaaaataatataatctGTCTCTTTGACTGACTGTTTAACTGATGTCTAACGAGTGTTTCCATCACCCCTCAATCTCTTCAAAAGAGTTTCAAATTTGAAGGATTCATGCAGTAGCAGTGATTTTCGGATTTGATGTCAACTGATAAAAGATGtactttttgttcttctttagatTTTATTCGCAGAATGCTGGGCGATTATTTGAGGATGCCCCATTCCATCTACGGCGATAATGGCTGTAAGTTATCACAGATTGATCTGTCTTATTTTCAACATATATTATCTCATTTGgacatttaattattttttttacctCATATGCGACATCTATTTATTTACTCCATGCActaatttgctatttttgttTAAAATACAGCTCTTCAGAGTTATGCAAAAGTATATCTCACTGGTAAGTTCAAATTCATCGAATTTTAAGAATGTAGGTTGTAAAATAATTAGAATACATTACAGTAACTTTTGAGAGTCTGTTCAATAGCTCAAAATCTTATTATGCAATGTTACTGTTTTTCTAACTCGATTTAATTTCTCCAGGAACACTCATCATAATTGTGCTTCCAAGATTTATACTTGCAGCACCATTCGTGATCCCGATTTTGATTTTTACATTGAGAAAAAGGAACCGAGCCATGAACGCAAGTATCGAAGACTTCTTAGACACCTATAGAGACCAGATGCCTATAAGGTACTCCTACAATGATGTCAAGAAAATGACCAACAATTTCAAAGAAAAATTGGGTCAAGGAGGTTTTGGATCTGTATACAAAGGATCTCTTCGTAGTAATAATCGTGGTGTTGCAATTAAGATCCTTAGCTCAACAAAAGGAGATGGGCAAGATTTCGTCAATGAAGTAGCTACTATGGGAAAGATACATCATGTGAATGTGGTAAAACTCATAGGATTTGTAGCTGAACGTTCGAAACAAGCTCTTGTGTATGACCTCATGCCGAATGGATCTCTGGAGAAATATTTATTCCCAAAAGACGATGGAGAACTTATCAACCTACTTTGCTGGGAGAAATCTTATAGAATTGCATTAGGTATAGCTCGTGGGATTGAGTATTTACACCGAGGATGTGGTATGCAAATACTACATTTCGACATTAAACCTCATAATATTCTACTCGACAAGAACTATAACCCAAAAGTTTCAGACTTTGGTTTAGCAAGGTCATACTCAATGGATGCTAGTATGATTTCGGTAACACATGGGGCTAGAGGGACTATAGGATACATGGCACCCGAATTATTCTACAGAAATATCGGGGGTGTTTCCTATAAGTCAGATGTGTACAGTTTCGGGATGTTGTTAATGGAAATGGCAGGGAGAAGGAAAAATTTGAATGCGTTAGCAGACAACGCAAGCCAAATATATTTCCCGTCATGGATTTACAAACAATTGAACCAAGGTAATGATATCGAAATGGAAGATGCTActcaagaagaaaatgaaatagcAAAGAAAATAATCATAGTTGGTTTGTGGTGTATACAGCTGAAGCCTGTCGATCGTCCTTCCATGACTAAAGTTATAGAAATGTTAGAAGGAGAGCTAGGACTACTGCAAATCCCAGACAAACCATTTTCCATAGCAGATTGCGATGGAGATGAAGATGTCATGTTGGATTCACTTGTATGAATTGAAAACAGTTGAAGGAGAAATTACTGGGTCATCATCAAGTCATCAATCAATTTGAGTCAGGTCAGTGAGTTGTATGCATCAACCCGATccccaacttcatcttcttcaccctttttctgctactgttttttttttttttgcctagtTTTTAGTCTATGCTAATGCAATTAATCGAATTAGATCAAACAATTCCTCACTTTGTAGTATGGGTTTATCGTAATTATAAAAAAGCTGAAGCGTAAATTGTTCTAATTTTCTCAATTTGAGTTCTAATTTTTTCAAttacatgaaaaataaaaaattataaaaggGTTTTGGTGTAAACttaaaaggaaagggaaaagagtATAAGACAGACGAGTAATTAACTTGTTaatctaagtgaattggtggatAGTTGTGCGTGATGAGAGGGCGGATTATAGAGAAAAGATCATGCAATATAAGAGATTCAGTTTGAAGGTTAGTCATGCAATGCAAGTGTTTCACTTTTTGTTACTCTCTCTAAGCCCACATTGGAGCCATTAATTCACCAAACAGTTAACTTCGCATAAACATTATA
Proteins encoded in this window:
- the LOC113340219 gene encoding rust resistance kinase Lr10-like isoform X1 produces the protein MTSTREKKAIIFSVIHFVITLQHITTCSSSSINSKDACKSFSCGNLQIRFPFYLKVGPQHDHCGYRGFGLSCTKHKKTVVEVPFSGEFFVRSINYTHQYMEIYDRCLPQRFLAGFNPSRTPFKTKGYNNYTVFNCSRDVEDEYEYKYRRRIIDCLSSPSWTYKVFAIDPDWTIAETLPSHCKHVVVSNLWPTVVNGDLNLGIFTMWWEEPRKCAQCEIEGRICGFQNQTSSHPIDCFEKPKGESSRKKIAISVSLGLFASVLLVMIIIIKIRKNADKEEKENQLKIEQFLEKNALKPTRYSHAELKKITNKFETKLGQGGYGRVFEGKLTNGIQVAVKVLDKSEGSNNGEEFVNEVATIGRIHHLNVVRLLGFCVEGSTRALIYEFMANSSLDKFIFSIGKDKTLINLGWMKLQEIAIGITRGMEYLHQGCDQRILHFDIKPQNILLDHNFTPKISDFGLAKLCTKDTFVTVSMAAARGTMGYIAPEVFSRNFGAVSYKSDVYSFGMLLLEMVGGKKNTENKMETRNDEEYFPEWIYNRLNSGEDLGIHAEAEGFDIVKKLAMVALWCIQWNPVDRPSMNGVLHMLEGNTQSLLMAPNPFASRTSVSSTSRDNHIHETELTPILEDHE
- the LOC113340219 gene encoding rust resistance kinase Lr10-like isoform X2 — encoded protein: MDIIFAGESSRKKIAISVSLGLFASVLLVMIIIIKIRKNADKEEKENQLKIEQFLEKNALKPTRYSHAELKKITNKFETKLGQGGYGRVFEGKLTNGIQVAVKVLDKSEGSNNGEEFVNEVATIGRIHHLNVVRLLGFCVEGSTRALIYEFMANSSLDKFIFSIGKDKTLINLGWMKLQEIAIGITRGMEYLHQGCDQRILHFDIKPQNILLDHNFTPKISDFGLAKLCTKDTFVTVSMAAARGTMGYIAPEVFSRNFGAVSYKSDVYSFGMLLLEMVGGKKNTENKMETRNDEEYFPEWIYNRLNSGEDLGIHAEAEGFDIVKKLAMVALWCIQWNPVDRPSMNGVLHMLEGNTQSLLMAPNPFASRTSVSSTSRDNHIHETELTPILEDHE
- the LOC113340218 gene encoding rust resistance kinase Lr10-like gives rise to the protein MKSNFVTRFLLYFGITFSILSYCSCRCGNNSSRKYEGSSVFSCGDVHNIQCPFTLEGHPQNCSNHPASAKLFCKNNRTIFVLSSRLFYVISINYTDESIRIIDPGLDKNNYYSMPQHSLPSAFLGVDGYSIDKKMFYTDGTYGGYNYRFGNAAVVYLDCSTNISDYPPYYLSTLTYVKTSVNMSSYVILDPTASEIKYSCDTVITSWMLPYDETDVYMSDANLTKHLRDAYGSYLDVHNRMMDGFDICWTDIYYAEEIGAFWRFLRDYGKYPIDFIRRMLGDYLRMPHSIYGDNGSLQSYAKVYLTGTLIIIVLPRFILAAPFVIPILIFTLRKRNRAMNASIEDFLDTYRDQMPIRYSYNDVKKMTNNFKEKLGQGGFGSVYKGSLRSNNRGVAIKILSSTKGDGQDFVNEVATMGKIHHVNVVKLIGFVAERSKQALVYDLMPNGSLEKYLFPKDDGELINLLCWEKSYRIALGIARGIEYLHRGCGMQILHFDIKPHNILLDKNYNPKVSDFGLARSYSMDASMISVTHGARGTIGYMAPELFYRNIGGVSYKSDVYSFGMLLMEMAGRRKNLNALADNASQIYFPSWIYKQLNQGNDIEMEDATQEENEIAKKIIIVGLWCIQLKPVDRPSMTKVIEMLEGELGLLQIPDKPFSIADCDGDEDVMLDSLV